A section of the Ignavibacteriales bacterium genome encodes:
- a CDS encoding 2-oxo acid dehydrogenase subunit E2 — protein sequence MADVIMPKMGESITEGTILTWHKKPGDTINVDETIVEVSTDKVDTEIPSPESGTITELMYNEGDVVEVGKVIAKIDTGNGEAPKKEEKQEVKQEEPAKEEPKQEEVIEVIEEKKPEPVEMSASSGSRFYSPLVMNIAKENGIGFAELESIPGTGKEGRVSKKDILDYLERRTKSDVKAPAPKEEVKVEVKQQAPAPEKKKVELPKFEVDYNEEGLSMMEFDNVRQKMAEHMVASVNISPHVNAIAEVDMSRVDKVRKEMNKEFEGKEGFKLTYMPFIAEAVIKALKDFPLVNSIIDDSSAPYKAIMRNKINLGMAVAMENGGLIVPVIHDADGKNLVGLARSINDLGKRARVKKLTLDEIQGGTFTISNFGVFGNIIGTMIINQPQVAILGVGAIKKRPMALSTEEGDFVVIRPMMYLTLSFDHRLIDGALGGQFVMRIAHYLENYTQE from the coding sequence ATGGCTGATGTAATCATGCCGAAAATGGGTGAATCGATCACCGAAGGAACGATACTTACATGGCACAAAAAGCCCGGCGATACAATTAATGTTGATGAAACAATAGTCGAAGTTTCCACAGATAAAGTAGATACTGAAATTCCCTCCCCCGAAAGCGGTACCATAACAGAATTAATGTATAATGAAGGCGATGTAGTTGAAGTAGGGAAAGTTATTGCTAAAATAGATACAGGTAACGGTGAGGCGCCAAAAAAAGAGGAAAAGCAGGAAGTAAAACAGGAAGAGCCAGCCAAAGAAGAACCTAAACAAGAAGAAGTAATTGAAGTCATCGAAGAGAAGAAACCGGAACCAGTCGAGATGAGTGCTTCATCCGGAAGCAGATTCTACTCACCTCTCGTAATGAATATTGCTAAAGAAAACGGAATTGGTTTTGCAGAACTTGAAAGCATACCCGGAACTGGGAAAGAAGGACGTGTATCAAAGAAAGACATCCTCGATTACCTCGAAAGAAGAACGAAAAGTGACGTAAAAGCTCCGGCACCTAAAGAAGAAGTGAAAGTAGAAGTCAAACAACAAGCTCCTGCACCCGAGAAAAAGAAGGTTGAACTTCCAAAGTTCGAAGTTGATTATAATGAAGAAGGTCTTTCCATGATGGAGTTTGATAATGTAAGGCAAAAAATGGCTGAGCACATGGTTGCTTCGGTCAATATCTCACCTCATGTTAATGCAATTGCTGAAGTGGATATGAGCCGTGTCGATAAGGTGAGAAAAGAAATGAACAAAGAGTTTGAAGGCAAGGAAGGATTCAAGCTTACTTACATGCCTTTCATAGCTGAGGCAGTAATAAAAGCTCTGAAGGACTTCCCGCTTGTTAATTCAATTATAGACGATTCGTCCGCGCCGTACAAAGCCATAATGAGAAATAAAATTAACCTCGGTATGGCAGTCGCAATGGAAAATGGTGGACTTATAGTACCTGTCATTCATGATGCCGACGGCAAGAACCTTGTTGGGCTTGCACGAAGCATCAATGATCTCGGAAAAAGAGCTCGCGTCAAGAAGCTTACCCTCGACGAGATACAGGGAGGTACATTCACAATTTCCAATTTCGGCGTATTCGGAAACATAATTGGCACAATGATAATCAACCAGCCCCAGGTCGCAATTCTGGGAGTTGGTGCTATCAAAAAACGCCCTATGGCTCTCTCCACAGAAGAGGGAGATTTCGTCGTGATAAGGCCTATGATGTACCTTACGTTATCTTTCGATCACAGGCTTATTGACGGAGCGCTCGGCGGTCAATTCGTGATGAGGATTGCTCATTACTTAGAGAACTACACACAAGAGTAA
- a CDS encoding ribose-phosphate pyrophosphokinase: MSNLKVFSGRASEYLAKDIVKHLELTLGKADFKTFSDGEIWMKYNENIRGQDVFIVQSTNPPFENLMELLVMIDAAKRASANRINAVIPYFGYARQDRKDEPRVAISAKLVANMLVTAGAERIITMDLHAPQIQGFFDIPVDHLYCSRVFFKHIKKNGLKNLVVASPDVGGIKMARAYAKKLNTELVLIDKRRPKPNVAEVMNIIGDVEGKNVLIIDDLIDTGGTFVNAVEALKGQGAEEIYGICTHAILSGNAIDKINKSSISKLMISNTLPLKKPSPKIEVISVGKIFAQAIRRTNKNESISSLFDTYKG, translated from the coding sequence ATGTCAAATCTCAAAGTTTTTTCCGGCAGAGCATCGGAATATCTTGCCAAAGATATTGTAAAACACCTGGAGTTAACTCTCGGTAAAGCAGATTTTAAGACCTTCTCGGACGGCGAGATCTGGATGAAATATAATGAGAATATCCGCGGACAGGATGTCTTCATCGTCCAATCCACAAACCCACCGTTTGAAAACCTGATGGAGCTTCTTGTAATGATAGACGCTGCGAAAAGAGCATCTGCAAACAGGATAAATGCTGTAATACCTTATTTTGGTTATGCACGTCAGGATAGGAAAGATGAACCCCGCGTAGCTATCTCGGCAAAGCTTGTGGCTAATATGCTCGTAACAGCAGGAGCCGAAAGAATAATTACCATGGACCTGCATGCACCACAGATACAGGGATTCTTCGATATTCCCGTTGATCACCTTTACTGTTCACGTGTATTTTTTAAGCACATCAAAAAGAATGGCTTAAAGAACCTCGTAGTGGCATCACCGGATGTTGGAGGGATTAAAATGGCGAGGGCTTATGCAAAGAAACTAAATACCGAACTTGTACTAATTGATAAACGCCGTCCAAAACCGAATGTGGCTGAAGTAATGAACATTATCGGTGATGTCGAAGGAAAGAACGTTCTTATCATAGATGACCTTATAGACACCGGCGGTACTTTTGTAAATGCGGTGGAAGCTCTTAAAGGTCAAGGCGCAGAGGAGATCTACGGCATTTGTACACACGCTATTCTTTCCGGAAATGCCATCGATAAGATAAATAAATCCAGTATTAGCAAACTAATGATTTCCAATACATTACCTCTAAAAAAACCTTCCCCGAAAATAGAGGTGATCTCGGTAGGAAAAATATTCGCCCAGGCAATAAGGCGAACAAATAAAAACGAATCAATTAGCTCATTATTTGATACTTATAAAGGTTAA
- a CDS encoding glycosyltransferase family 9 protein codes for MKKILIARTDRVGDVVMITPMIRELKRTYPDSFIAALVSKYTSDILLHNPHLDDIIIDEPDKNFWKTVRQIRKHKFTDGLLTWPMKRPAYQMFLGGVKNRIGVGRKLYEVITFMKSVSRNDYTPLRHEADYCMDLARRIGVETDDLTPEIFVTPEEKDTAHEFLTGRNVYKTDKKIIIHTGYGHSSPNWSENKYFELAKEILERSGPDTKLILTAPEMTVTLSEKLASVNSDRIIDLSRHILSLRELIGLISVCDVVVSSSTGPMHLASAMGVNTVSIFCHNAMCRVKRWGALGDKAHNIEVASEFCRNNCHEVVEECRIEAGIGIHRVLNEILPLISHS; via the coding sequence TTGAAAAAAATACTTATTGCAAGAACCGACAGGGTCGGCGACGTGGTGATGATAACTCCCATGATACGGGAGTTGAAAAGAACATATCCTGACTCATTCATCGCCGCCCTTGTCAGCAAGTACACATCGGACATACTCCTCCATAATCCGCATTTGGATGATATAATAATCGACGAACCTGATAAAAATTTCTGGAAAACCGTAAGACAAATCCGCAAGCATAAGTTCACCGACGGACTTCTCACCTGGCCAATGAAAAGACCCGCCTATCAAATGTTCCTGGGGGGAGTAAAAAACAGAATAGGTGTAGGGCGTAAACTATACGAAGTTATAACTTTCATGAAAAGCGTCTCACGCAATGATTACACTCCCCTCCGACACGAGGCAGATTACTGTATGGATCTTGCGCGAAGGATCGGTGTAGAAACGGACGATCTAACTCCGGAGATTTTCGTAACACCGGAAGAAAAAGACACAGCACACGAGTTTCTTACCGGGAGAAATGTTTACAAGACTGATAAAAAAATTATAATTCATACCGGTTACGGGCATTCCTCCCCTAACTGGAGCGAGAATAAATATTTCGAACTTGCAAAAGAAATTCTTGAAAGAAGTGGACCTGATACAAAATTGATCCTCACCGCCCCGGAAATGACAGTAACTCTTTCAGAAAAACTTGCATCTGTTAACAGCGATAGAATAATTGATCTTTCCCGTCATATTCTTTCATTAAGAGAATTAATCGGTTTGATATCAGTATGTGATGTTGTTGTTTCATCTTCTACCGGTCCTATGCACTTGGCTTCCGCAATGGGAGTGAATACAGTAAGCATTTTTTGCCATAATGCGATGTGCAGAGTAAAGCGCTGGGGTGCATTAGGAGATAAGGCACATAATATTGAAGTGGCAAGTGAATTCTGCCGTAATAACTGCCATGAGGTTGTGGAGGAATGTCGGATTGAAGCAGGTATTGGGATACATAGAGTATTGAATGAAATCCTCCCCCTAATAAGTCACTCATAA
- a CDS encoding POT family MFS transporter, giving the protein MKAILVVFMTQYLMNSSGVVDTMSDTDAKAWYHYFSMANYFFPIIGAIVADVFWGKYKTIITLSIVYVMGHVALALDDTTLGLSIGLTLIAMGSGGIKPCVSAHVGDQFEEKNKQLIEKIFGYFYFSINLGAAISTLLTPYLLEVAGPHVAFGVPGLLMLIATIVFWMGRKVFVAIPPVGWKQYKSDVFSPAGKKAIVNLSVMYVFIAIFWSLFDQTGSSWVLQAEDMDKHVNLGFVKFDLLASQIQAINPLLIMIFIPLFTYAVYPLLNKIFELTAIRKIMIGMFIAAFSFALIAIAQMQIDAGATPSILWQFFAYIILTASEVMVSITGLEFSYTQAPNSMKSFIMGLWLLSVSLGNLVAALVNSFIERSDGTYILDGAEYFWFFAGLMFITSIVFLFIAKRYKAESYIQTRDQLPSPLLTEN; this is encoded by the coding sequence ATGAAAGCGATCCTTGTCGTTTTCATGACACAATATCTGATGAATAGTAGCGGTGTTGTAGATACCATGAGTGATACTGATGCAAAAGCATGGTACCACTACTTCTCGATGGCAAATTATTTCTTTCCTATCATTGGAGCAATAGTAGCCGATGTATTTTGGGGGAAATATAAGACGATAATCACATTATCCATAGTATATGTTATGGGTCATGTTGCTCTTGCATTGGACGATACAACACTCGGTCTCTCTATTGGACTTACACTCATCGCCATGGGCTCCGGCGGTATAAAGCCCTGTGTTTCGGCTCACGTCGGTGACCAGTTCGAGGAAAAGAACAAACAACTAATAGAAAAAATATTTGGATATTTTTACTTTTCAATAAACCTTGGTGCAGCTATATCGACTCTGCTCACCCCATACCTGCTGGAGGTAGCCGGACCTCACGTTGCTTTTGGTGTTCCCGGACTGCTCATGCTCATCGCTACTATAGTATTCTGGATGGGACGGAAAGTCTTTGTTGCGATACCACCTGTAGGCTGGAAACAGTATAAATCGGATGTCTTTAGCCCAGCCGGGAAGAAAGCAATAGTCAACCTTAGTGTAATGTATGTTTTTATTGCAATATTCTGGTCGCTCTTTGATCAGACCGGTTCATCATGGGTACTGCAGGCAGAAGATATGGATAAACACGTTAATCTTGGGTTTGTAAAGTTTGACTTGCTGGCGTCACAGATACAGGCTATTAATCCGCTCCTCATAATGATATTTATCCCCTTATTTACATACGCAGTTTATCCGCTTCTGAATAAGATTTTTGAACTCACAGCGATTAGAAAGATAATGATCGGGATGTTTATAGCCGCATTCTCTTTTGCGCTGATCGCAATAGCCCAAATGCAGATAGACGCCGGAGCCACGCCGAGTATTCTGTGGCAGTTCTTTGCTTATATTATCCTGACCGCTTCGGAAGTTATGGTATCTATTACAGGTTTAGAATTCTCATATACACAGGCACCAAACAGTATGAAATCTTTTATAATGGGATTGTGGCTATTATCTGTTTCACTGGGTAACTTGGTTGCCGCATTGGTAAATTCATTCATAGAAAGAAGTGATGGGACATATATACTCGATGGAGCAGAATATTTCTGGTTCTTTGCTGGGCTAATGTTCATTACATCCATAGTATTCTTATTTATTGCAAAGAGATACAAAGCAGAAAGCTATATACAGACACGGGATCAACTCCCATCTCCGCTTTTGACGGAAAATTAG
- a CDS encoding glycosyltransferase family 9 protein, which yields MVIDKNRVKKILIIKFGGIGDLLLTTPVFPNLRSYFPDAEIYVLTLRKGRDVLIDNPYLKRVFTYDPTEDKSWCLIKNIRKQKYDLIIDLYCNPRTALITFLSGAKYRFGFEFRGRSYAYNIKMKGRGGEVHNVDFNLDALRKMDIPITSKQLMLPLNVVHREFAEDFIKSNNIDSKPILGISLTGGWEAKRYKMNDYIELIRMILNMYDINIVLLWGNDEEKKEAKEIHAVFKDKSFIIPDSPIKYLGAIIERCDAIIGNDSGPLHLAVATGVPTLGIYGPTNPLLQGPYGDKNLTVVKEGLDCLYCNLLECPIGNLCMVELAKDSLIAKFNELIAINNIKF from the coding sequence GTGGTAATAGATAAGAACAGGGTCAAAAAGATACTAATAATCAAATTCGGGGGAATAGGCGACCTGCTTCTCACCACGCCGGTTTTTCCAAATCTCAGAAGTTACTTCCCGGATGCTGAGATATATGTACTCACCCTGAGAAAAGGCAGAGATGTACTCATAGACAATCCATACTTGAAGCGCGTCTTTACCTACGACCCGACTGAAGACAAATCATGGTGCCTTATAAAGAACATCCGAAAACAAAAATATGATCTAATAATAGATCTATATTGTAATCCCCGAACAGCACTTATAACTTTTCTTAGCGGAGCAAAGTACCGCTTTGGTTTCGAATTTAGGGGACGAAGCTATGCATATAATATTAAAATGAAAGGAAGAGGCGGTGAAGTCCACAACGTCGACTTTAATCTCGATGCATTACGGAAAATGGACATCCCTATCACTTCGAAACAGCTCATGCTACCGCTCAATGTTGTCCACAGAGAATTTGCGGAGGATTTTATTAAGAGTAATAACATCGATTCAAAACCCATACTAGGGATATCCCTAACTGGTGGCTGGGAAGCGAAACGTTACAAGATGAATGACTATATCGAACTGATCCGAATGATACTAAATATGTATGATATTAATATAGTCCTACTCTGGGGAAATGATGAAGAAAAAAAGGAGGCTAAAGAGATTCATGCCGTATTTAAAGATAAATCCTTTATCATTCCCGATAGTCCAATAAAATATCTTGGAGCAATAATAGAGAGGTGCGACGCAATCATAGGAAACGACTCAGGTCCCCTCCACCTGGCAGTTGCTACAGGTGTCCCGACACTCGGCATATATGGACCAACAAACCCCTTACTGCAAGGACCCTATGGTGATAAGAATCTCACAGTCGTTAAAGAAGGCCTCGACTGCCTTTACTGTAATCTTCTCGAATGCCCGATTGGAAACCTGTGCATGGTAGAATTGGCAAAAGATAGCTTAATTGCCAAATTTAATGAATTGATAGCTATTAATAATATAAAATTTTAA
- a CDS encoding endonuclease III: MSNKKLDKVVAKLEVFFNDKRDEKKTNKPTILDLLIATKLSQNTTDKTSYRAFVNLKNTFPTWDDVADAPVNKIKDAIKVCGLANTKARQIKVMLKQMREKYGKLDLSFLKKMKDDKVYDELLQYDGIGVKTISCVLAFSLGRDVFPVDTHVHRILNRLGLVHTNTAEKTFEEIKDRIPKGKKPTFHNNLIKFGRNICRANNPLCSICFLYTECEFPEREMFRDKEIPLNITENNFIIFENI, translated from the coding sequence ATGTCAAATAAGAAGTTAGATAAAGTAGTAGCAAAACTCGAAGTGTTTTTTAACGATAAACGTGACGAGAAGAAAACGAATAAACCAACGATACTCGACCTCCTTATTGCAACAAAGCTTTCCCAAAACACAACCGATAAAACCTCGTACCGCGCATTTGTTAACCTTAAAAATACCTTTCCCACATGGGACGACGTAGCAGATGCCCCGGTTAACAAAATAAAAGATGCTATAAAGGTATGCGGACTTGCTAATACAAAAGCCAGGCAGATCAAAGTGATGCTTAAACAAATGAGGGAAAAGTATGGCAAACTGGACCTGAGTTTCCTGAAGAAAATGAAAGATGATAAGGTTTATGACGAGCTCTTGCAATATGATGGGATCGGAGTAAAAACCATTTCATGTGTGCTGGCATTTTCCCTTGGAAGGGATGTATTCCCGGTCGATACTCACGTTCATCGTATATTGAATCGGCTCGGACTCGTACATACAAATACCGCCGAGAAGACCTTCGAGGAGATTAAAGACCGGATCCCGAAAGGCAAAAAGCCCACTTTCCATAATAACCTCATTAAATTTGGTAGAAATATATGCAGAGCAAATAACCCGCTTTGCAGTATATGCTTTCTATATACAGAATGTGAATTCCCGGAAAGAGAAATGTTCAGGGATAAGGAAATTCCATTAAATATCACCGAAAATAACTTTATTATATTCGAAAACATCTAA
- the wecB gene encoding UDP-N-acetylglucosamine 2-epimerase (non-hydrolyzing), with protein sequence MKKILSVVGARPNFMKMAPVHKELQRYKSKLNHRIVHTGQHYDKAMSDVFFKELELPKPHIYLGIGSLPHSEQVAKIMVGLEKVLLKEKPDLVLVYGDVNSTMAAAIVCAKLLIKNGKPIPVAHIEAGLRSFDNTMPEEINRKVTDSISSYLFVTEKSGMENLTNEGVKKSNVFFVGNTMIDSLKSYMRKTEASDILNQLALSKNDYTLVTLHRPSNVDTKEGLTKILDIFTSINALNKNTEIVFPVHPRTRKMMETYKLRRKFNAVPNLIITEPLGYLDFLSLMMNARYVLTDSGGIQEETTSLKIPCLTLRENTERPVTVDEGTNTLTGLNKNAIIKNIKKIESGKYKSGTSPKYWDGKSAQRIVSVIRELMNNNVK encoded by the coding sequence GTGAAAAAGATCCTTTCGGTAGTGGGAGCCAGACCAAACTTTATGAAAATGGCTCCCGTCCACAAAGAACTCCAGAGATATAAGTCAAAGCTAAATCATAGAATTGTTCACACCGGACAACACTATGACAAAGCTATGTCCGATGTATTTTTTAAGGAGCTGGAATTGCCGAAGCCTCATATTTATCTTGGGATAGGTTCCCTTCCACACTCGGAGCAAGTAGCAAAAATAATGGTAGGACTGGAAAAAGTCTTGCTGAAAGAAAAACCGGATCTAGTACTTGTATATGGTGATGTAAACTCGACAATGGCAGCCGCTATAGTATGCGCTAAACTCCTGATAAAAAACGGAAAGCCGATTCCGGTCGCGCATATAGAGGCGGGGTTGAGGAGTTTTGACAACACGATGCCGGAAGAGATAAATAGAAAAGTCACGGACTCTATTTCGTCCTACCTTTTCGTCACGGAGAAAAGCGGAATGGAAAATCTAACTAACGAAGGAGTAAAAAAGAGCAATGTCTTCTTCGTAGGGAATACAATGATAGATTCGCTGAAATCCTATATGAGAAAAACTGAAGCTTCCGATATTCTAAATCAATTGGCTCTTTCAAAAAATGACTACACGCTGGTAACACTGCACCGGCCATCGAATGTGGACACAAAGGAGGGGCTGACAAAGATACTGGATATATTTACATCAATAAATGCACTGAACAAAAATACCGAGATAGTATTTCCGGTCCATCCGAGGACACGAAAGATGATGGAGACGTATAAGCTTCGCAGGAAATTTAATGCCGTGCCAAATCTCATCATAACCGAACCGCTCGGCTATCTGGATTTCCTTAGCCTGATGATGAATGCTAGATACGTTCTAACTGATTCAGGCGGCATTCAGGAGGAAACGACATCGTTAAAGATACCGTGCCTTACCCTTCGTGAGAATACTGAAAGACCTGTCACTGTTGATGAAGGTACAAACACCCTAACTGGGCTTAATAAGAACGCAATAATAAAAAACATCAAAAAAATAGAATCCGGTAAATACAAATCCGGAACTTCCCCTAAATATTGGGACGGTAAATCCGCCCAAAGAATAGTAAGCGTGATTCGTGAATTAATGAATAATAATGTCAAATAA
- a CDS encoding bifunctional folylpolyglutamate synthase/dihydrofolate synthase, giving the protein MKFTDYNACLDWLFGLERAGIKYDLNNITSLLEFLGNPQDSFKAIHIAGTNGKGTVASILNSMLIQAGKSTGLYTSPHILDFRERVLVNGKMISKKFVIEFTNRLVPLIEKIKPSFYEVNTAMAFEYFKSKKVEYGVVETGLGGRLDSTNILTPILSIITSISIEHTDYLGDTIEKIAFEKAGIIKKGVPCVVGRLNQAAMDVIKKRVEEEDAPLTVAHRCVKVEINRYDNNGFTFSIDNGEKELTGLKFPTQGDYQKHNIATSYASMNIISKNENIKLTDKIIKKGFANIISNSLFHGRFQFIRLRPKVIIDVSHNPEALANLCESLKNVKYEKLYVLFGLLKDKNFKTCIGQIEKLKGDIVLTKPDYKRAAEPLELFDHVTQKNKCVVIDDFSLAVHYISDKINKGDLLLVTGSFFMVSDFLRQVNKYYKWD; this is encoded by the coding sequence TTGAAATTCACCGATTACAATGCCTGCCTGGACTGGCTTTTCGGGCTTGAAAGGGCCGGTATTAAATACGACCTGAATAATATTACCTCACTTCTCGAATTTCTAGGTAATCCGCAGGACTCTTTTAAGGCAATTCATATTGCCGGAACTAACGGCAAAGGCACGGTTGCCTCGATATTAAACTCTATGCTAATCCAGGCAGGTAAAAGCACGGGTCTGTACACGTCTCCTCATATACTCGATTTCCGGGAGAGGGTACTTGTTAATGGAAAAATGATCTCGAAGAAGTTCGTGATAGAATTCACTAACAGGCTCGTTCCTCTTATCGAAAAGATCAAACCCAGCTTTTATGAAGTGAACACGGCTATGGCTTTCGAGTATTTTAAATCAAAAAAGGTAGAATACGGGGTTGTGGAAACAGGGCTTGGTGGAAGATTAGACTCTACAAATATTCTTACTCCGATTTTATCAATAATTACTTCTATATCGATTGAACACACTGACTATCTCGGTGATACAATAGAAAAGATAGCGTTTGAAAAAGCAGGGATAATCAAAAAAGGAGTACCATGTGTTGTTGGCAGATTAAACCAGGCGGCTATGGATGTTATAAAAAAACGGGTAGAGGAAGAAGATGCACCATTGACGGTGGCACACCGTTGCGTTAAGGTAGAGATTAACCGATACGATAACAACGGATTTACTTTTAGCATAGATAATGGGGAGAAAGAACTTACCGGACTGAAATTTCCTACACAGGGCGACTATCAAAAGCATAACATAGCTACCTCATATGCCTCGATGAATATTATTTCTAAGAACGAAAATATTAAACTAACCGATAAAATAATTAAGAAAGGTTTTGCCAATATTATTTCCAATTCTCTTTTTCACGGCAGGTTCCAGTTTATACGTCTTCGCCCAAAGGTCATTATTGATGTTTCTCACAATCCAGAAGCATTGGCAAACCTTTGCGAGAGCTTAAAGAATGTTAAATATGAAAAACTCTATGTTCTTTTTGGTTTGCTGAAGGATAAGAATTTTAAGACCTGTATTGGTCAAATTGAAAAACTAAAAGGAGATATTGTTCTGACAAAGCCTGATTATAAAAGAGCAGCTGAACCACTTGAATTATTCGACCACGTTACACAAAAAAATAAATGTGTCGTTATCGATGATTTCTCACTTGCTGTACATTATATAAGTGATAAGATAAATAAGGGTGATCTGTTATTGGTAACAGGTTCATTTTTTATGGTAAGTGATTTTCTGAGACAGGTTAATAAATATTATAAGTGGGATTAA
- a CDS encoding 3-hydroxybutyryl-CoA dehydrogenase, whose protein sequence is MNINDIKTVGILGSGTMGSGIGISCIIAGYKVVLYDISDEVLGVAGQSVLKNINKAIEKGKLDADKKNEVLDRMDFTKEFSDLAKADFVIEAVPEIMDLKKDIFKRLDSTCNPNIILATNTSSLSVTTISTAVQNNRERVVGMHFFNPANIMKLVEVIRGDFTSDEAVNATIELSKKIGKVPVNAKDTPAFIVNRIARPYYGESLRMLAEGTAGFEKIDKVLRTCGGFAMGPFQLMDLIGIDVNFSVTKSVFEAYFDEPKYRPSYIQRKMVDANLLGRKTKRGFYKYD, encoded by the coding sequence ATGAATATAAATGATATAAAAACAGTTGGTATTCTGGGTTCAGGCACAATGGGATCCGGTATCGGTATCTCCTGCATAATAGCGGGTTACAAGGTTGTTCTTTATGATATTTCCGATGAAGTCCTGGGGGTAGCAGGACAGTCGGTACTTAAGAACATCAATAAAGCCATCGAAAAGGGCAAACTGGATGCTGACAAGAAGAATGAAGTACTGGATAGAATGGATTTTACGAAAGAATTCTCTGATCTGGCAAAGGCAGATTTTGTGATCGAAGCCGTTCCTGAAATTATGGACCTAAAAAAAGACATTTTCAAGAGGTTGGACAGCACATGTAATCCTAATATAATTCTTGCTACAAATACATCATCGCTTTCTGTAACCACCATCTCTACTGCTGTGCAGAACAACAGGGAGAGGGTGGTCGGTATGCACTTCTTTAACCCGGCTAATATAATGAAACTGGTCGAGGTTATACGGGGTGACTTTACTTCCGATGAAGCAGTCAATGCAACTATTGAGCTATCGAAAAAGATTGGCAAGGTACCTGTAAATGCTAAGGATACTCCTGCCTTCATTGTCAACCGAATAGCAAGACCGTATTATGGGGAATCACTAAGGATGTTGGCAGAAGGAACAGCCGGATTTGAAAAAATTGACAAAGTGCTGAGAACATGCGGAGGTTTTGCAATGGGTCCGTTCCAATTAATGGATCTTATAGGAATTGATGTGAACTTTTCCGTAACAAAATCTGTATTTGAAGCATACTTTGACGAACCCAAATACCGCCCAAGTTACATACAAAGAAAAATGGTTGACGCAAATCTTTTAGGAAGAAAGACTAAAAGAGGTTTTTATAAATATGATTGA
- a CDS encoding transcriptional repressor, translated as MSNESYLRDILSKKSLRITQPRLEILRVLKKCHKPVTIAEVQDMLGKTKIDQATIYRTMDSFLGKKIVATYDFKDNFTRYELTVDREHHHHVVCRKCGKVENIEDCFSYEIEKDLKKKGYKDITHYMEFFGICENCK; from the coding sequence ATGAGCAACGAAAGTTATTTAAGAGATATCCTTTCCAAAAAATCTCTCCGAATTACTCAGCCCAGACTTGAGATATTACGAGTTCTAAAAAAATGCCACAAACCCGTGACGATCGCTGAGGTGCAGGATATGCTGGGGAAGACAAAGATTGACCAGGCTACAATTTACCGCACAATGGATTCATTTCTTGGTAAGAAGATCGTGGCTACTTATGATTTTAAAGATAACTTTACCCGTTATGAACTTACCGTTGATAGAGAGCATCATCACCATGTTGTATGCAGAAAATGTGGCAAGGTTGAAAATATCGAAGACTGTTTTTCTTACGAGATAGAAAAAGATTTGAAAAAGAAAGGTTATAAAGACATTACTCATTATATGGAATTCTTTGGGATTTGCGAAAATTGTAAATAA